The DNA window tatgtacatgtataattTCTTGTAATGAAATCAGGTATGAAATTATAATACAGTTTGATTTTGTCAAGTATGAGAAAAAACACCAGTTTCTCTTGACCTTGACTTCCAAGTTGAATATAATAAATGCTCCAATAACAGATTCAGACCCACACAACAtttatttgtgtttatgttttatagagCAAGTAATTTGTAGGGTTGaaaattgatttatgttttatagaGCATGTAATTTGCAGGGTTGAGATCACAAACTTAGTTTCttcatttaatcttttttttttttttgtgtttgctTTGTTTTATTGCAGAAACAAGCTATTTAGTGAGGCAGAAAAAACAGCAGGCCCAGACAGGTTGCTATCACTATCTCACACCCTTTTCCTTCAAAACAATCAACCTTAGCGACTTTTCATTTGAATTTTGTGTGTTTTTTTAGTATTACTTAAATACATGTGACAAGTTTGATAGGCTAGCATAGTTAAATAACTAGTTTATTATCTCGTGCAATATATGAGTTCAGTATTATACtattatataatatgtatttatttttatatgaaaatggtCGAATATCATTTTATCCCTCTATTATGCTTACAAGTTACAACTAAACTTTAATCTTTATATCCTTTTaccaaaatgattaaattttagtttctatactttattttttaacataaattggtgcttatatttttataatgttattaactaaataattaatattgttaatttttttattaaaacattaatttttaatgtaatataCTGTTTTAATATACtgttataaaatttgtaatattttgttttaatatactgttataaatatattgttttaatataatgttttaatataCTGTTTTAATATATTGTTATAAATACTACACCTTAATTTTTGATATAATATACTGTTTTAATATACtattataaaatttgtaatatacTGTTATAACTTATAAATACTACACcttaattattattgtaatatacTGTTTTAATATACtgttataaaatttgtaatataatgttataaatataatattttaaaaacgggccgggtcgggcccgaGTTTTGTATTTTTCTCGGGccaggcttggacaaaattttaggcccatattttgggctggGTCAGGCTCGGGCCTAGAAAGTAGGCTGAAGTTTTTTGGGCCTGGCCCGgtccatgagcacctctagtccAAGCTGActtgtgaaataatttattattttgaaatattctttaaaaaaaaaagattaagaaACCAACAAAGAGTCACCCACTCTTTAAGAAAAATTATTGGTGATCGGTAGAGTTTAAAAAATGAAAAGCACTAACATCTATCCATCACAGGTTGTGGAGTTTTAGCAATGATAAGCACATGGAGTgactgagaaaaaaaaaaggagaaagttGATGTGAGGGAGAAAAAGACAGCGGTAATCAACTCGAAAGTTAGTATCGTCATTGAGCAAAAGTAAAtggtttgaaaaagaaaaaaaaaactttaaagttAATTCGAAGAATTTATTTCTCAAATGATATAggacatattttataatttataatacattttatttataatgaCGTATGGATTTTGTCAATTATTTATCTATTgtgttttatattaatttgattcaGTGTTATAATTGATTGAATATATATTGTATGAATAAAATTCCTGTATTATTATCAgctaaacttcaaaaaaaaaatgaatgtaactgatattattttatttgttacaGTGACATCACAAAATCTCATCTGATTCGCTTCCACTGATAATCACATCCCACCTGCACACATCACGTGCTTCCATTCTTTCCTTCTTtgtattcaaaaattttcaatccCCAGACCTACCTTTccttcccttttatttatttattaggtAATCTATTAAAATAGTTTATTCATATTTAAAGGTGTTtatgggctgggccgggccggATCGGGTTTGGGCCAGGCTCAAACAAAAGTTTATGTCTATTTTCTAGGCCCAGGCCTGGCCTGGCTTAAAATATGGGcttaaaaatttatccaagtcCGGTCCGAAAGAAAATTGTTAAGCCCGAGTCCGAcccatgttaaatatatatatttgattaaaaaataaaaaatatatatttgattaaaaataaaaatatatatatttaatatataattcgggccgggctgggcccggtCTAAACAAGTTTTACCTAaggcccgacccgttttctaaacggcctcatttttttgcccaaacccatatcttgggcctatatttttacccgaactctTTCATTTTTTGGGTGGGCCGTCGGGCAGGGTCGAGTAGCTTAACTCATGTTCACCTctattcatattatattttactcatttttttttgaaatgttacgttATTGTATTGTAACAATTAGTCACTGAGCTGTTAATTGCTAGTAACAACGTAATGGTAAGTTGACGTgtcacgttaaatcatcatttcaaatgaaaattttatgttaaattttacaattggtccctatattttttcattttgagcaatttaatttttttttcttttatgttattttaactttcttttttttttttcctttatttttcattctcttctgtttctccctctgttttcctctattctttgtttcttttaacgtagtttttctatgttttccatttgttagaACTAGTCaacaagctcgcctcactcgaaaatttaaattgttcaaaaaaataaaagtataatgattagttttaacaaatgaaaaatagagaaaaaataagttaaaagaaatagagaagggagaaaaatagagagagaagcaggagagaatggaaaaaaaatgaaagttaaaacaacataaaagaaaaaaaattaaattgttcaaaacgaaaaaatatggggactgattgtataaattaacctaaaatttttgtttgaaatgatgatttcatGTGCAATGTCAGCTTACCGTTATACCATTAACGATAATTAACGACTCAATGACTCAAATATTACAACAcaataatataagtgactaaaacgtaatatttcaaacataagtaactaaaatgtaacctgaggtaaacaaaagtgattattttggtagtttaccctttttatcTATgcagatattattattattattattattcaaattttaaggTTCTTTTGGATAGGCAGTGCGTTTACCTgagattagtgtaaaaataaaaatgatagtgagattaaatactgtaaCAATACTGTAgcgtgaaataaaaaaaaaaaaactaagcgCATTGCATTGAAAATAAACGTCTATCCAAAAATACTCTTAGGTCCAactttatttactttaataattaaattataatactttttaattttttattattttactaattttttaatttgattgaattcCATAAAATTTATCAGTCATCTCTTTCGATATCAATTCTAATTgtctattaaaattttagatgttataaaataattgttataCACTTAAAACAACATTtggatttttttatcatttaaatttattaaaaattttaaattaaaaaaactataatatattaataataaatgagaTTTAAGtaatatctttaataaaattacaaatttaattttatttattaaagattatttttaattaatagaacatgattaatatattttatataaaagttaaacattttattgtaataatattttaactaaatCATAAGTTGTTAAAAAAAATGACAATTAACTTCTTCCCCGAACATTTAGATTTAGTTTGAATCTTAGAATTATTTTTGTTCGAGGcgctttaattatttaaatatcgcCCGAATGAAGTTTTACTATACTTTATGACTATTGTTCTCTTCAACATTGACATCGAAGTAAGGTATTGGAATCAGGGATTTAAATAGCAGTCCGTTACCgaaatagcggccgttatatagcggtagcgACACCGTCCGAAACCGCTACTTCCGAAACTCGCTATACCCGCAATACACAATAAGTAGTGTAAAATTCACGACCGCAATACCTACAATGACCGCAATAGCATCCGTTTCCTGTTTTTGATCTAATAAAGGCTTTGTTTCCTGAGATATTTGAAGGCTTTGCAGGCTAATGTCAAAGGCAGAATGGCTGCAAATGGTTATCTATCAAAAGTAGCCGTCGGGGGATgtttcaataatatttaatcGTATAAGCATTACAAATACTTTTATATTAGTTTTCTACATAAACAtgtgttgtattatttttttattttattttttaagagaaatttattaatttattcaatgaATCCTATTGGTTTACTCGGAATCATGCACTACATTTAGATTTGCCTACACTCCCGCTTTTTATTATTCTCgcgatttcatccaatattcagggtagtttcagttttctccctctcttatgatattatgtttatattGTGATTATATCTGTttatacattgaggacaatgaaCATCCTAAGTGTGGAgagattatttatttaattattaaaaaatccccgaattatgttttgtgtttaagtaattttctcatacttctaTTAGAGTGAATTTTtataggttttaacccacttatcccataaaaagtttacctttttaattaacctttagtgAACCCCGTTAAACCTAAGACACCGTTTCTtaatttacccattaatgttaacccataactcattttttcGTTGAGACTTTTTCCCGTTTTATTACTCCCTTTTTGTCGAGCTTTAATTTCGTTAATTGTCTAACTATGCTATTTTATTTgatttgctgaattatttcttattgttctaaaaaaagaagagaaaagaaaaaaaatattgattattatcTAGTTCTATGATTGAGtttgaacagttaaattcattTTCTTGGAAGAAGCTCgttttcttattcttaattagttCTTGATTTATgcacttgtttttaattcaatatttgtttatttttatagtttggtaatttatcaatttgatctcgattttaaccaactttttcggcctttctccacacccttaacctaagccccgtTACAtcctcttaaagaccttttgatttgtgtatcacatcattttatagtggtggagatttgattttcatgcaagcttatagTAATGATTTTTCTTATTTGACTTTTGAGTGCttattcttgaaccttaaacactatttgagtgaatctttagtgaggatgttgactcttgttgattttgaattaaaggtaattacttagataaggggaaatatatatattttcgtgctttaaaaattttcgacTTGGATTGTTTGGAACTTTAGTgcccttttagttgaattatcaatgcatgattatttgtgaattattttcagacattattaatgagaattataagttgagaaagattaattttaatgagaGTTGagtattttgcttgaggacaagcaaatgcttaagtgtggggatatttgataagctataaaagtaacatattttaatctcattcttaatgcgtttttggatgattaattatgcaaattagtgaatttgaggctcttaatcctttaaattaatgtttctatacttaggagagcattttgaagcaaaatgagagaaaaacgagccaaaatcggACAAAAAGAGCtgttttcaggatccacacgggctgggcatttccacacgggttggacacacgcccatgtgatagCCCGTGTCGGTTTCGCACCCTACTTCCTAAATATgcggaaaaacccaatttttagggtttctgagcattctaaagtctataaatacttATTAGAAGAAGAAATAAGAAGGCCatcagagaagatcgaagaaaacactcgaagaacaccatcgaAGCCAACTCGGAAGCGGATCTCCattaagattgaagatctccttttaatttctttcaaaattttattgagtttctttatgtcttatggaatttctgactttgagatgttttaattcaggattatgaactaatccCCTAAATACTTAggggagatgaaacctatgatgaatcctattatttaaattctatttttacgTAATAAATACTTGATGCTTGTTctctaattaaattaactaaataacacaacaaaaaacaaataaagaaaatagtCAAGTAAACAACCCAGAAGTGAAAACAATAGTCAGGAATCCAtatagatttcatctgtcattattaatctaaattacacaatttattaacttagtatcttgatccgtagaaatccttaaattatgctaatatctctcttcaagactaaaagcaactgactctaggtttattaattgaaatttatttctaattaaaacccctattatcgcattaactcgatctataaatcccctattagatttgactctaatcctgtagatttatgtcatcctatttttaggattgcatgcaactccactcaattacactagatttactcttaaaaagggtttattcatcctctaatttaagcacattaaacatggattaataatctagaaatatcaaaccaagaattaagcacacataattaagaacaaaatcTAAGATTtatgcgtaaaataaaaatcaaaagatataatttatcataaggttcatctctcctaggtatttagaaaattagttcatgatagCAAATAAAAACGTCCCAAAGATAGTATAAccacaataaataaataaactcataataaacttcaaagaaatcaaaaggagttCTTctatcttgatggaaatctgctttagagtcggcttcaatggtgtttttcgagttgttttcttgaatattctatgacggCTTCCTCATTTCTTCTTATCTTTTTCATATATAGGTCTTAAAAATGTctgaaaaacccaaaaaaacatgTTTTCCCGCAGGTTTGAAATGCGATTTGTGATTTCCAAATGGcctggcacatggtcgtgtggcagctcgtgtgtctcacacaaccgtgtgtctagcccatatGGCTCTTGAAATATGCTCTGATTTTTTGATTTTCActtgtttttctctctttttgctTCCATTTGGAGcataaaattaactattttaaatcgaataatcatccaaaaatgcattaaaaatgaggttaaaacatgttacttttggcaTTTATCAAGCATTCTATTGGTTAGGATATGGGTTGAAGCCATGGGCAAAACAGAAGTAGCGTCAATAGGGCATTACTGAACTTATTATAGCCATACCAAGACGAAGTTTTTTGTTAAGCTTGATCTGAGGAAAGACAAGTTCGAGTCTTCCAAATTCAAGGAGAAGGGCAATGGTGGGGTAAACCATGAGGAAGAGGGAcaagttaaaaatgaaatttgacaTGACACTTTAGACACCTATAAAAGGGCTCTCCTTCAGAACTTCCACCACATTCATGACAATAGAAACATCTACCCCAATTTGAACCAAAGGCTAATTTATGATTTCTCccaaaataataaagattattcAGGTGAAACTCACATTTCAAGGGTTGCCTTAATGAATTAGCACATATAGCATGGAGATTAAAGTCACAATGTTCACAGCTATATGTAAATTTACCTGTGTCTAAAATGAAAGTGCAAGCATAACACCGTTGAAATGAAAAGGGAAGCAAATCTTTAGGGAGTAGGTGACTAACCAACATGTGATTTGGATGAAATGGGACTCGAATCTTTTGTGGCAACCTAAGGCAAGATTCATGAAGTAACTAAATTATggataagtttttattttggtcacttaactaaaaaagttacaatttgaccattgaattattcgaaagttttcatttaaatcattggGCTGTTAAAATCAATGATATATAGCTTTTTATGTTTGCATTGCATGCACCAATTGAAAACTCCCTCTTTTTCTCCTTCTCTTCTACcgttcaatttttttaatgaaacaactTTGGACGTTACGAATCtgcaaccaaaattcaaacaattttttttatctctgATACTGGCCGTTAGATCAACTtgaatctaaggtatgttcttctactcatcgaTAGATATTGATCTATTATACCGGTTGTCGAATTATTGCTTGGAGTTTCTggcgaaacttaaaaaaaaaaaacttaacagtctagtgacttaaataaaaacttttgaatattttagtgacttaaataaaaactttcaaatagttcaatgaccaactTATATTTTTTcgttaaatgaccaaaacaaaaatttactcataatttaataattaatagtgtaatttaccctaaaataaaCCCAAGAAAGCGggttcaaatatttataaattataagttaaaattaGATCAGGGTCAGGCCAAGGCAGGTAAAAAACCGCCCGCCCCGCCCGTTGTCATTGAACCCATCAATCTTCACTCTCCTTGCCTCTCCCAACTAACGCTTCATTTTCTTCTACCTACCTCTTTCTTTCTATCAATAAAAAGCCTCGGCCTCGGCCTCGGCCTCGGCGTTGTTGTTGTGGTTGTGGTTGTAGATCTTCTTCAATCTAAGCTTCTCAAAGACTTAAAATGGCTCGCAAGAAGATCAGAGAATACGATTCCAAGAGACTTCTCAAACAACACCTCAAACGCCTCGCTAATATCGACCTCCAAATCTGTTCTGCtcaggtttttatttatttatttataatacgAAAACCCAACTAAGCAATGGAAATTGTAtgatatgtgttttttttttgctttgttagGTGACTCAATCTACTGATTTCACCGAGTTAACGAACGAACAACCATGGCTTTCGTCCACCAGATTGGTTGTTAAGCCGGATATGTTGTTTGGTAAACGTGGGAAGAGTGGCTTGGTTGCTCTCAATTTGGATCTTGCTCAAGTTGCTGAATTCGTCAAAGCTCGCCTCGGCACTGAGGTAACCGTTTTGCTCTCGTTGTTTTCAGCTgccattttttttatcaatcatGCATGACCTCAATCACTGTTACCAGAAATCGCTATCTCCATGGTGATTTTCGAATTGGTTTGCACAATTGAATTCTAGCTATCTAATTCGGTAGATCACAAAACTATTGAATGAAACGGAGTCACAAGTTTAATACTTTATTTAGAATTATGTATATTGAATTCCATTTCGCACAAGTAGCTATttctgtttcaatttttttttcctcaTACTGGATTGGTCTGCGTTCCTGGTAATACTGATCTGAATCCTTTATTTATTTAGGTTGAAATGGGCGGTTGCAAAGCACCTATAACCACATTCATTGTCGAACCTTTTGTACCCCATGAACAAGAGTATTACCTTTCAATAGTCTCTGAAAGGCTTGGTTCTACCATTAGTTTTTCGGAATGTGGAGGTATTGATATTGAAGAGAACTGGGATAAGGTTTGTTTTGCCTTGGCCTTTTGTTTCTTTCGATTGAATTCCTTAACCATTTGTTGAAGGGATATGTGACTTTAAAAGATTACATGTATTTTCATCTTTGGTTTTGCAGGTTAAAACCATCTTCCTTCCAACCGAGAAACCTATGACCTTGGATACATGTGCACCGTTGATAGCTACACTTCCTTTGGAAGTGAGTTTCACTAGTATTTTCCCGGTTGTTTGTATTTCCTTAATGGAATCTGTTTGGCTTTTGTTCTCATATCCTTCATATATTCTTATATTTTGCAATGTATTATTTGAATTACTGGTCTTAGTCTCTTAAGCTATACTGTGTTGCATTTATATAGCTAGTGTTGATACCATTTAAGCATCACGTAGGTCCGCGGGAAGATTGGTGACTTCATCATGGGTGTCTTTTCTGTCTTTCAAGGTACGTGGGGTTGATGGTTTCAGATTTGTTGGCTCTATGTTTTATTCACCGAACAGCGAAATTGCATTTCATGACTGAAAATGCAATAATCCACCCGTTTCTATAAAACTTAAATGCCAAAATTTAAAAGGATCACCAAATGTCTAGTATTTTTCACTATGATCTTGAATATCATCATCTCTTTTATTGGGATAGAGGCTTCTATTTTTACAGTATCTCTGATTTTGTCCATTATCCTTAGTTCAACACATTATTGTATTGTTCTAAAACTCTCTTGTCTTAGCATCTATGCTGATGTTTTCTGTTGGCTGCAGATCTTGACTTCAGCTTTCTCGAGATGAATCCATTTACACTGGTGAATGGAGAACCATACCCACTGGATATGAGGGGGGAGCTGGACGACACTGCTGCATTCAAGAACTTCAACAAGTAAGCTTCTTTCCAGGCCAAGCTTGATAGCTATATATCTCCTCGAAATATATATCTCATATAGACTTGTTTTGCATCAAAACAATTTTGTGCATTCAGGTGGGGTAACATAGAGTTTCCTCTACCTTTTGGGAGAGTCCTGAGCTCTACAGAAAGCTTCATTCATTCATTGGATGAAAAGGTAGCCGTTCTTGTTGTAGTCCATGTTTCAATGTAGATTTCTTTTCACATGGTTGAAGGACATTTGTTGATCATAATCTTCGCTTAATATTACAGACAAGTGCATCTCTGAAATTCACTGTTTTGAATCCAAAAGGGCGTATCTGGACAATGGTTGCCGGAGGTGGTGCTAGTGTCATTTATGCTGATACTGTAAGTGGCCTTCTAAAGGATCTGTGTTTTTTGTTTTACGTTCCACTGACCTTATCGTTATTTTCCGCAGGTTTGATATCATTTGATGCCATTCTAAGGATTTAGAGTTATTTCTGTTTATTTAACTAGGTAGGAGATTTAGGTTATGCTTCAGAACTGGGAAACTATGCGGAGTATAGTGGAGCTCCAAATGAAGAGGAGGTCTTGCAATATGCAAGAGTCGTTATTGATGTAAGAAACAGTGACTGGTTTAAGCCATTTTTATAGAAGCAAATTCGCCATTAgagtttttggaaaattttactgatttagGATGTTGCAGTGTGCCACTGCAAACCCTGATGGTCGTAAGAGAGCCCTTCTCATTGGAGGTGGCATTGCTAACTTCACTGATGTAGCTGCTACTTTCAACGGAATCATTCGAGCATTGAGAGAAAAGGTACGATTCAGCTGAAAACAAGTAAACTTTAGTTCAATGGTTGAGACTTTCCTTTGACATTCCGGTCCTTTTTCCTCCCCCTCTCTCCAGGAAGCCAAGTTAAAAGCAGCAAGAATGCACATCTATGTTCGAAGAGGTGGTCCAAACTATCAAACTGGTTTGGCAAGGATGCGTGCTCTTGGGGAGGAACTAGGAGTACCCCTTGAGGTATGAAATCACAGTGTGCTTCTTTGAAAATGCTGCATGACTGATGTTGTGGTGTATTAGCAAAGGAAACATTGGTATTACCACTTGACTATGTTACTGTTGTCTTGATACAGGTTTACGGGCCTGAGGCCACGATGACTGGCATATGCAAGCAGGCTATAGATTGCATTATGTCTGAAGCATAAGTAGGGTATTATTTTTGTTCTCCAAAGTCGAGTTATTCTGCCAATGCAGTTTGGTATTCTTTGTTCAAGTCATAAGCTGGACAAGACTGTTGTTGTAGACCGAAATACTCAAATTACAGAGTATTTCATCCTCTCTTTTTTGTGTGTGTTCTTGTGCGATAAACACGAAACATGGTTTCCGTCGGTCCATGTTTGTTTGTTGGTTGTTGGTATTTTGGTGTTTCTGATCATAATTGTGCTTTATGATGGGCTGGAAAAATGTTTGAATTAACGAGAAAATGCGAAAATGCAATTCCCAGTATCTTGCATGAGCgaagtgtgtgtgtgtgtgtttttggTGTGATATAACTAAAACAAGCTAATGGTTTACCTAGACTTATTCATAAATAAAGTGCCTCTAGTTTGTTAttgttttaaaactttttaaatcgACATAGGAGGCTGGTCAAAAATATGTAAGTGAAAAGTGAGAAATTAGGAAACATTGTTCTTGTAAAGCATCAAACCCACCCTTCCACTCCATTTTGATCCAATTGTAAACTTAACCAATTAAGTTAAAAGATATTTGTAACCCATAATTTATATATTGTATTATGGCTGGGCTTTATTTGTATTGACTGTTTAATCATGggcttaaaatataaaaacttcaaGAGGGGAAGGACTTATTAGTTATTAAACCAAAATCTTCTGGCCAATATAGAACCAAAACTAGACTTGTCCATGGGCTGGGCGGCCCGGCTCGGCCCGACGGtctgcccgaaatatgggagggttcgggtaaaaatataggcccgaaatatgagctTAGGCAAAAAAACGAGGTCCGTTTAAA is part of the Gossypium hirsutum isolate 1008001.06 chromosome D11, Gossypium_hirsutum_v2.1, whole genome shotgun sequence genome and encodes:
- the LOC107927299 gene encoding ATP-citrate synthase alpha chain protein 2 — protein: MARKKIREYDSKRLLKQHLKRLANIDLQICSAQVTQSTDFTELTNEQPWLSSTRLVVKPDMLFGKRGKSGLVALNLDLAQVAEFVKARLGTEVEMGGCKAPITTFIVEPFVPHEQEYYLSIVSERLGSTISFSECGGIDIEENWDKVKTIFLPTEKPMTLDTCAPLIATLPLEVRGKIGDFIMGVFSVFQDLDFSFLEMNPFTLVNGEPYPLDMRGELDDTAAFKNFNKWGNIEFPLPFGRVLSSTESFIHSLDEKTSASLKFTVLNPKGRIWTMVAGGGASVIYADTVGDLGYASELGNYAEYSGAPNEEEVLQYARVVIDCATANPDGRKRALLIGGGIANFTDVAATFNGIIRALREKEAKLKAARMHIYVRRGGPNYQTGLARMRALGEELGVPLEVYGPEATMTGICKQAIDCIMSEA